The proteins below come from a single Oncorhynchus keta strain PuntledgeMale-10-30-2019 chromosome 32, Oket_V2, whole genome shotgun sequence genomic window:
- the LOC118365562 gene encoding protein KRI1 homolog codes for MSGKSDFKINSKFAEKYDKYRQKEELQRLKDKYGDQADESESGSESDDDSEVELDPKVERDFYRTLSLLKKKDPKIYQTDATFYTVEDASIGDDAQPSTSNKTEKPMYLKDYERKVILERGGKYEDDEEESDDEEAAKRRERAASPSYIQEQRELKESFRKFIQDSDEECSEEDFQLLKRRTKTQEEKDKEEEDYVDWLKGQAELGGPEEVQDMKYLRDYWNDPELDEKECFLRDFVLNKGYMEKDDVDRIPSYDEVVNDDVEDSEEDGESFLERQEDFERHYNFRFEEPDAQKIKTYPRTIATSVRSKDERRKLKREEVKDRKKKEKEQKHEQLKQLKNLKRNEIMQKLRRLQELTGNEQLAFSQVDLEGDFDPKQHDQLMQKFFGDEYYGEEEGEKPQFEVEELEGEHWNWDTWTGEGGEKEYGGEGEEEEHEGEEYDQPNCEDPDFIMDADYDPSQPSTSKKQKKKEKMKVDASLMGKKRKKSHFAEVITQNKPVFDPQEKSFEQYLEEYYKLDYEDIIDDIPCRFRYRQVLANDFGLSTDEILGADEKELNRWASLKKTCMFRSDKEEMSDLQNYKIKGQNVKKKIEVLNSFYAEEDKAEGKTKVGKKRRDRMKNAEKDDKDLEDDDEAGPSQQSSALDSREGVVVQALREAGDHEEEFLVPKSKKLKLEQEKVATTQETANTRTERTKLPKKKNRHPGSRLMSGKGPFRVKMGGREFSGQRLKAYGLNPKRLHFRQLGRQKRKAQAKTEDQGVRERTAPL; via the exons ATGTCAGGCAAATCGGATTTCAAGATTAATTCAAAGTTTGCAGAGAAATATGACAAATATAGGCAAAAAGAAGAGTTACAAAGGC TGAAAGACAAATATGGCGACCAAGCTGACGAGAGTGAGTCTGGTTCAGAGTCAGATGATGATAGCGAGGTG GAACTTGACCCCAAAGTTGAAAGGGACTTCTACAGAACATTGTCTCTGCTGAAGAAGAAAGATCCTAAGATCTATCAGACTGATGCAACGTTCTACACAGTGGAAG ATGCATCCATTGGGGATGATGCCCAGCCTTCAACTTCAAATAAAACAGAGAAGCCAATGTATCTGAAAGACTATGAGCGAAAAGTTATCTTGGAAAGGGGAGG TAAAtatgaggatgatgaggaggagagtgATGATGAAGAGGCTGCAAAGAGGAGAGAG AGAGCTGCATCTCCAAGTTACATCCAGGAGCAGAGAGAATTGAAAGAGAG CTTCCGTAAGTTCATACAGGACAGTGATGAGGAGTGCAGTGAGGAGGACTTTCAGCTGCtgaagaggaggaccaaaacacaGGAAGAGAAG gataaagaggaagaggatTATGTGGACTGGCTGAAAGGCCAGGCAGAGCTGGGGGGCCCAGAAGAGGTGCAGGACATG AAATACCTGAGGGACTATTGGAACGACCCCGAGCTGGATGAGAAGGAGTGTTTCCTTAGGGATTTTGTCCTGAATAAGGGCTACATGGAGAAAGATGACGTGGACAG GATCCCCAGCTATGACGAAGTGGTGAATGATGACGTGGAGGACTCAGAAGAGGATGGGGAGTCGTTCTTGGAGCGCCAGGAGGACTTTGAAAGACACTACAACTTCCGCTTTGAGGAGCCTGATGCACAGAAG ATCAAGACTTACCCCCGTACCATTGCCACCTCTGTCCGCTCCAAAGACGAGCGCAGGAAGCTCAAAAGGGAGGAAGTGAAGGATAGGAAGAAAAAG GAGAAGGAGCAGAAGCACGAGCAGCTGAAGCAGCTGAAGAACCTGAAGCGTAATGAGATCATGCAGAAGCTGCGGCGGCTGCAGGAGCTGACAGGCAACGAGCAGCTAGCCTTCAGTCAGGTGGACCTGGAGGGAGACTTTGACCCCAAGCAGCATGACCAGCTCATGCAG AAATTCTTTGGTGATGAATAttatggagaggaagagggggagaagccTCAGTTTGAAGTTGAAGAGCTAGAGGGTG AACACTGGAACTGGGACACATGGACAGGAGAGGGTGGAGAAAAGGAATATGGTGGtgaaggggaggaagaagagcaTGAAGGAGAAGAGTATGACCAGCCAAACTGTGAAGATCCAGACTTTATT ATGGATGCAGACTATGATCCCAGTCAGCCAAGCACCTCCAAGAAGCAGAAGAAAAAGGAGAAGATGAAGGTGGATGCCTCGCTGAtgggaaagaagagaaagaagtcTCATTTTGCTGAGGTCATTACCCAAAACAAGCCTGTGTTTGACCCCC AGGAGAAGTCCTTTGAGCAGTACCTGGAGGAGTACTATAAGCTGGACTATGAGGACATCATAGACGACATCCCCTGCAGGTTTCGCTACAGGCAGGTCCTGGCCAATGACTTTGGCCTGTCCACTGATGAG ATCCTGGGAGCAGATGAGAAAGAGCTGAACCGCTGGGCCTCGCTAAAGAAGACCTGCATGTTCAG GTCTGACAAGGAGGAGATGAGTGATTTGCAGAACTACAAAATCAAAggacaaaatgtgaagaaaaagaTAGAAGTCTTGAACTCTTTCTATGCTGA GGAGGACAAAGCAGAGGGCAAGACCAAAGTGGgtaagaagagaagagacaggatgAAGAATGCAGAGAAGGATGACAAGGAtctggaggatgatgatgaggctGGACCCAGTCAGCAAAGCTCTGCATTGGACTCTAGGGAGGGGGTGGTAGTCCAGGCactgagagaggcaggagaccaCGAAGAGGAGTTCCTGGTACCCAAATCCAagaagttgaaactggagcaggaaaAAGTTGCTACCACTCAGGAGACTGCCAACACAAGGACTGAAAGGACAAAATTGCCCAAGAAGAAAAACAGGCACCCAGGAAGCCGCCTCATGTCGGGGAAGGGGCCCTTCagggtgaaaatgggtgggcgaGAGTTCAGCGGACAGAGACTGAAGGCCTATGGACTGAATCCCAAGAGACTGCACTTCAGGCAGCTTGGCAGGCAGAAACGAAAGGCTCAAGCGAAGACTGAGGATcaaggagtgagggagagaacgGCACCATTATAA
- the LOC118365564 gene encoding kinetochore protein Spc24-like: protein MLQDVMDTGESMVKILKSSKADDELRKVREKQQCFFERHLDMKKTITLVLNGVVQCEDEASQKLLDMEGQKSQAERELDSLEQELQQCTARSQNMDSELQFLQRELESLRDSEQELQTLQQEVDDDTTEVIPSAIYVAQLYHKVTRIKWEYDTEPHILRGVHYGADLATPINIDSSVRSRCSVSDELWNFVSTEW, encoded by the exons ATGCTTCAGGATGTTATGGACACGGGAGAGTCGATGGTCAAAATACTGAAAAGCAGCAAAGCTGACGATGAATTAAGAAAAGTGAGAGAAAAACAGCAGTGTTTCTTTGAGCGACACTTGGACATGAAGAAAACCATCACATTGGTGTTAAACG GTGTAGTTCAGTGTGAAGATGAGGCGAGCCAGAAGCTGCTGGACATGGAGGGGCAGAAGAGCCAGGCAGAGCGGGAGCTGGACAGTCTGGAGCAGGAGCTGCAGCAGTGTACAGCAAGGAGCCAGAACATGGACTCAGAACTACA GTTCCTGCAGAGGGAGCTGGAGAGTCTGCGTGACTCGGAGCAGGAGCTGCAGACCTTGCAGCAGGAGGTTGATGATGACACTACGGAGGTCATCCCATCAGCCAT ATACGTGGCCCAGTTGTACCACAAAGTGACCAGGATCAAGTGGGAGTATGACACTGAGCCACACATTCTGAGAGGAG TGCACTATGGAGCTGACCTGGCCACGCCAATCAACATAGACTCCTCTGTGCGGTCTCGGTGTTCAGTCAGTGATGAGCTGTGGAACTTTGTCAGCACTGAATGGTAG